A genomic window from Leishmania donovani BPK282A1 complete genome, chromosome 16 includes:
- a CDS encoding endoplasmic reticulum oxidoreductin, putative produces MCRMNIEVTIKCACSVLLVLFLVFTHETPKPTAGPAVNFNPVRSRIVLNTTKLDYGYCHSSPAEIDEGTKSLLDILNRITVSPYFRYFKVNSAKPCPYWAVSLLCTSAENTCDVCKCDENSIPEALRADEDMSELNTPDGSVAKTVLQPVNLDDWGDWLKADDGAEYVDLASNPEGNTGYSGPLAAQVWRAIYAENCLSSDKDGTCQELSILRTLLSGLHMSINIHVCTSFYKDPELSSPQRNAGIYNNPNISFFPNCQMYNKRIAPFPDFVGNLYILYQFTLRALAKSRSFFTNDVSIFNTGARGEATLTDLQLHDNIKELFNSRLICSPTFDEGAFLESEKGRSLIPQFKAMMLNVTRLMDCVTCEKCRIWGKLETKGIAVAMKVIMNPENERITLDRSEMVTLVNLARQLAFSVRNAQRLGSVCSEDDCARGLSRPRPSQ; encoded by the coding sequence ATGTGTCGAATGAATATCGAGGTTACTATTAAGTGCGCTTGCAGTGTGCTTCTCGTCTTGTTCCTTGTTTTCACGCACGAGACACCGAAACCAACAGCTGGCCCTGCTGTCAACTTCAACCCCGTGAGGTCTCGGATCGTGCTGAACACTACAAAGCTGGACTACGGGTATTGCCACTCCTCCCCTGCTGAGATCGACGAGGGCACTAAATCACTTCTCGACATTCTCAACCGTATTACAGTATCACCTTACTTTCGCTATTTCAAGGTCAACAGCGCAAAGCCGTGCCCTTACTGGGCAGTAAGCCTTTtgtgcaccagcgccgaaAACACCTGTGATGTGTGCAAATGTGACGAAAATTCCATCCCGGAGGCCCTACGCGCCGATGAGGATATGAGCGAGCTCAACACCCCCGATGGCAGCGTTGCGAAGACAGTGCTGCAACCTGTGAACCTTGACGACTGGGGAGATTGGCTGAAAGCAGACGACGGGGCGGAGTACGTGGACCTGGCATCCAATCCCGAGGGCAACACAGGATACTCTGGCCCTCTTGCAGCGCAGGTGTGGCGCGCCATCTATGCCGAAAACTGCTTGTCGTCGGACAAAGACGGAACATGTCAGGAGTTGTCCATCCTGCGGACGCTGTTGAGCGGACTGCACATGTCCATCAACATCCATGTCTGCACAAGCTTTTACAAGGACCCCGAGCTTTCTTCACCGCAACGCAATGCTGGCATTTACAACAACCCAAATATTTCTTTCTTTCCAAACTGCCAGATGTACAACAAGCGTATCGCACCGTTTCCTGACTTTGTGGGCAACTTGTATATTCTTTATCAGTTCACCCTTCGTGCACTCGCCAAGTCAAGGTCGTTCTTCACAAATGATGTCAGCATCTTCAACACGGGTGCTAGAGGTGAGGCAACGCTTACTGACCTGCAGCTTCATGACAACATCAAAGAGCTGTTCAACTCACGCCTTATATGCTCTCCCACCTTTGATGAGGGGGCGTTTCTTGAGTCTGAGAAGGGTCGGTCCCTGATCCCCCAGTTTAAAGCGATGATGCTGAACGTGACCCGCCTGATGGACTGCGTGACGTGTGAGAAGTGCCGCATTTGGGGCAAATTGGAGACTAAAGGCATTGCAGTAGCAATGAAGGTCATAATGAACCCGGAGAATGAGCGGATAACTTTGGATAGATCGGAAATGGTGACATTGGTGAACCTTGCACGCCAGTTGGCGTTTTCGGTTCGcaacgcgcagcgcctgGGCTCAGTTTGCAGCGAAGATGATTGCGCGAGAGGGTTGTCAAGGCCGCGCCCATCCCAATAG
- a CDS encoding DNA polymerase I alpha catalytic subunit, putative, with amino-acid sequence MSGGNDGASWRLSRKPNAPNFDETQEDQWRSLREEVLQSDEDENIPESGDLTIPQLPSAKKAAKKLRKPPSGAKPTPKPKQQTLAQSMSDMDMERLLKRYRIDEDIDIAEDIDMSHLLQLHSDSDDGGDAQEATLTADEFLARLARAEAAPAASIAKEKRESGENVTVVALKDELFNVERDQSAKPPRPRPTPGAGGGAGYRNEETPKQAIELTATLAPQMDAAQFVSPAVPYKSGEMTEGLFYWFDAREQPHTLSVDPGSLFLFGKMAVEKNGRTSYLSCCVRVRNMYRSVFVLPKAGSSQEDVVKEINDICRNQGIEQRRIKFVERYYAFEVPGVPHEKTQWAKLRYPGRYPPLNAKGPFRHILIIMGASSSLLELFLIKRKLKGPSFLRISGLVASANRISHCALEFSVESPKNLRAEDTKLPVPPFTLASIQIHTQLDSKGACNEILIASVAIYKDVNIENTIRYIPDNILTGVRPASMSTPLPIDLESYCSAKGLPGVRRFANERALLDWLAQQLGKIDADMMIGHNFLGFTLDILLRRYQELSISSWSTIGRLDLKRLPRFQGTATNVNQEKETCIGRLVVDSYSLSREHYKTVNYRLLSLADQMQLQGITKGSNNFEPGTSVLTPAMLSASRDIYDVLLQVCNCAVLSTAVVSHLDVIRLTKRLTTIAGNLWSRTLFGARSERIEYLLLHTFHDLKFITPDRYVQNFKRGRDDEEEEDGKRKAKYQGGMVLDPKCGLYSDYILLLDFNSLYPSLIQEFNICFTTVDRESGSEIDVPPPENLICASCAAAGLSAPCLHKCVLPKVIKSLVDSRREVKRLMKIEKDANNLALLEIRQKALKLTANSMYGCLGFEYSRFHAQPLAELVTRQGRLALQSTVDLIPQLNPSLRVIYGDTDSVMIQTGIKNDIKAVRDLGLDLKAKINKRYQSLEIDIDGVFRAILLLKKKKYAALTVTDWQGEGKTYKKEVKGLDMVRRDWCPLSKCVCDSVLSRVLNAEGSEDILDYVMNYMRDVSEKVRAGRYTLDNFVISKSLTKEPEAYRGNSFPHATVALRMKQRKELVRVGDLIPYVICTGDRLSDKAFHVEEVRQNSQLQIDSEWYLSVQIYPPVMRLCEHIQGFSNAQLSEAMGIACHTGAKLEEEEAETMNDFSHSSLFQSRNLEECFPAALSLQVACTHCRLMTPINPHTRVMEVLADQERQRDRFDLYVCVSCRKSLPVDYVANCFTQTCYGIIRQFYQCGGSAAAVKAVRTQFTYYRALFDVPHAPGCPARVKDAHYYQARRCLGVDRRLYTLAEAADPAVQEVADPVDPLNAAAETIYKRIDHLFINLDSLFAGI; translated from the coding sequence ATGTCGGGCGGCAATGATGGAGCATCGTGGCGGCTGTCTCGCAAGCCCAATGCTCCCAACTTTGACGAGACACAGGAGGATCAGTGGAGGTCGTTGAGGGAAGAGGTGCTTCAGTCTGATGAGGACGAGAATATCCCGGAGTCCGGCGACCTTACTATTCCACAGCTCCCCTCAGCGAAGAAAGCAGCGAAAAAACTGAGAAAGCCCCCATCGGGTGCAAAACCGACCCCAAAGCCGAAGCAGCAGACTCTTGCCCAGTCTATGAGCGACATGGACATGGAGCGCTTGTTGAAGCGATACCGCATTGACGAGGATATCGATATCGCAGAGGACATCGACATGTcacacctgctgcagctccacagTGATtccgacgatggcggcgatgcgcaaGAGGCTACTCTGACCGCCGACGAGTTCCTAGCGAGACTGGCGAgggcagaggcagcgccggcagcgagcaTTGCCAAGGAAAAGCGCGAGAGCGGAGAGAACGTGACTGTGGTTGCACTGAAAGATGAGTTGTTCAATGTTGAAAGAGACCAAAGTGCAAAGCCGCCTCGCCCAAGGCCAACACCAGGagcaggcggtggtgcgggcTACCGAAATGAGGAAACGCCAAAGCAAGCCATTGAGCTTACCGCAACGTTGGCACCACAGATGGACGCTGCGCAGTTCGTGTCGCCAGCGGTGCCATACAAGTCGGGGGAAATGACTGAAGGCCTTTTTTACTGGTTCGATGCTCGTGAGCAACCTCACACACTTTCCGTCGACCCTGGATCGCTGTTTCTCTTTGGGAAGATGGCGGTGGAGAAGAACGGGCGCACCTCCTACCTAtcgtgctgcgtgcgcgtgcgcaacaTGTACCGCAGCGTTTTTGTTCTACCGAAAGCGGGCTCCTCGCAGGAGGATGTCGTGAAGGAAATCAACGACATCTGCCGCAACCAGGGAAtagagcagcggcgcatcaAATTTGTGGAGCGCTACTACGCTTTTGAGGTGCCAGGCGTTCCCCACGAAAAGACGCAATGGGCGAAACTGCGATATCCTGGCCGCTACCCACCACTGAATGCGAAGGGGCCGTTTCGCCATATTCTGATCATCATGGGCGCTTCCTCGTCCCTACTGGAGCTATTTTTGATCAAGCGAAAGTTGAAAGGGCCCAGCTTTCTGCGCATCAGCGGCCTTGTCGCGTCGGCGAATCGCATTTCGCACTGCGCTCTTGAGTTTAGTGTCGAGTCCCCGAAGAACCTTCGCGCAGAGGACACAAAGCTACCGGTTCCACCGTTTACGCTGGCAAGCATTCAGATACATACCCAGCTCGACAGCAAAGGCGCCTGCAACGAGATTCTCATCGCATCAGTTGCCATCTACAAAGACGTCAACATCGAGAACACGATCCGCTACATTCCTGACAATATTCTGACTGGCGTGCGCCCTGCCTCAATGAGCACCCCTCTGCCGATCGACCTGGAAAGCTACTGCAGCGCCAAAGGTCTACCCGGCGTGCGCCGCTTTGCCAACGAGCGCGCACTGCTCGACTGGCTCGCACAGCAACTCGGCAAGATCGATGCAGACATGATGATTGGCCACAACTTTCTGGGCTTCACACTGGATATACTTCTCCGTCGATACCAGGAGCTGAGCATCTCGTCGTGGTCCACCATTGGCCGCCTGGACCTGAAACGACTGCCGCGCTTCCAGGGAACCGCCACTAACGTGAATCAGGAAAAAGAGACGTGCATTGGGCGCCTTGTCGTGGACTCCTACTCACTCTCGCGCGAGCACTACAAGACGGTGAATTACAGGCTGCTGTCGCTTGCAGACCAGATGCAGCTGCAGGGGATTACGAAGGGCAGCAACAACTTCGAGCCTGGCACCTCGGTGCTCACACCTGCGATGCTGTCGGCATCGCGCGACATCTacgatgtgctgctgcaggtgtgCAACTGCGCTGTGTTGTCCACAGCGGTCGTCTCACATCTCGATGTGATTCGACTGACCAAGCGCCTCACCACGATTGCAGGAAACCTGTGGAGCCGTACTCTCTTCGGTGCCCGCTCCGAGCGCATCGAGTACCTCCTGCTGCACACGTTCCACGACCTCAAGTTCATTACCCCTGATCGCTATGTGCAGAACTTCAAGCGGggccgcgacgacgaggaggaggaggatgggaAGCGGAAGGCCAAGTACCAAGGCGGCATGGTGCTCGACCCCAAGTGCGGCCTTTACTCGGATTAcattctcctcctcgactTCAACTCCCTGTACCCGTCGCTGATTCAGGAGTTCAACATTTGCTTCACCACCGTCGATCGCGAAAGTGGGAGTGAGATTGACGTACCACCACCAGAGAACCTCATCTGTGCTtcgtgcgccgcagcaggccTCTCCGCTCCGTGCTTGCACAAGTGTGTGCTGCCGAAGGTGATCAAGAGTCTCGTAGACAGCCGTCGCGAGGTGAAGCGGTTGATGAAGATAGAGAAGGACGCGAACAACCTGGCGCTTCTGGAGATTCGCCAGAAGGCGCTGAAGCTGACGGCAAACAGCATGTACGGCTGCCTCGGCTTCGAGTACTCACGCTTTCACGCTCAGCCGCTCGCCGAGCTTGTCACGCGGCAAGGCCGTCTGGCTCTGCAGAGCACGGTAGACCTCATCCCCCAGCTGAACCCTTCCCTGCGCGTGATATACGGCGATACCGACTCCGTCATGATCCAGACGGGAATCAAGAACGACATCAAGGCTGTCAGGGACCTCGGACTAGACCTGAAGGCAAAGATCAACAAGCGCTACCAAAGCCTCGAGATCGACATTGATGGCGTCTTTCGCGCTAttctgctgctgaagaagaAAAAGTACGCCGCACTGACGGTGACGGACTGGCAGGGCGAGGGCAAGACATACAagaaagaggtgaagggGCTCGATATGGTGCGGCGTGATTGGTGCCCGCTCTCaaagtgtgtgtgcgactCGGTGCTGAGTCGCGTGCTGAACGCGGAGGGCAGCGAGGACATTCTGGACTACGTCATGAACTACATGCGGGATGTGTCGGAGAAGGTGCGGGCCGGGCGCTACACGCTCGACAACTTTGTCATCTCGAAGAGCTTGACGAAGGAGCCGGAGGCGTACCGTGGCAACAGCTTTCCTCACGCCACTGTTGCGCTGCGGATGAAGCAGCGGAAGGAGCTGGTGCGCGTCGGTGACCTGATCCCGTATGTCATCTGCACCGGCGACCGGCTGAGCGACAAGGCATTTCatgtggaggaggtgcggcagaACAGCCAGTTGCAAATCGACTCGGAGTGGTATCTGTCCGTGCAGATCTATCCCCCAGTCATGCGCCTGTGCGAGCACATTCAGGGCTTCTCAAACGCGCAGCTGAGCGAGGCAATGGGGATCGCCTGCCACACCGGCGCCAAGCtggaagaagaagaggcggaAACGATGAACGACTTCTCGCACAGCTCCCTCTTTCAGAGTCGAAACTTAGAGGAGTGCTTCCCAGCAGCCCTGTCGCTGCAGGTGGCATGCACACATTGCCGCCTCATGACCCCAATCAatccgcacacgcgcgtgatGGAGGTGCTCGCTGACCAGGAAAGGCAACGAGACCGGTTTGACCTGTACGTGTGCGTCAGCTGCCGAAAGTCGCTGCCGGTAGACTACGTGGCCAACTGCTTCACCCAGACGTGCTACGGCATTATCCGGCAGTTTTACcagtgcggcggcagcgcggctgccgtcaAGGCAGTGCGAACACAGTTCACGTACTACCGCGCGCTGTTTGATGTGCCGCACGCGCCAGGCTGCCCGGCGCGGGTGAAGGATGCCCACTACTACCaagcgcgccgctgcctcggcgtGGATCGCCGGCTGTACACGTtagcggaggcggcagaccCGGCGGTACAGGAGGTGGCCGACCCAGTCGACCCCCtcaacgctgctgcggagacTATATACAAGCGCATCGACCACCTGTTCATAAATCTCGACTCCCTCTTCGCCGGCATCTAA